The following proteins are encoded in a genomic region of Amphiura filiformis chromosome 11, Afil_fr2py, whole genome shotgun sequence:
- the LOC140164943 gene encoding beta-1,4-galactosyltransferase 5-like yields the protein MTIDTSEASMFEAEEAIFQTSTLKVRKLVSTANSLVNRLYDAPNGYRPSIEETLADALVLNDYIYVPGGRWVPAHCLPRWKVAIIIPFRDRHYHLPILLKHLVPFLQRQYLEFGIFVAEQANGLQFNRAMLMNVGFVEALNYTHWDCFIFHDVDHIPLNYANYYGCSHMPRHFLSGADRWGYKLLYGGFFGAVTGFTRTQIQRFNGFPNVYWGWGGEDDDILGRIRQLGFFKTRPWGVMGWYNVISQHHESAKKNTARVCLLKHYFERVYSDGLSNLEYSKPNVTLFPLYINIAVDIQHLDWNRSWTECPENPQRIQAAVADAPAAAADKSADAPKRERRGIRADNKKS from the exons ATGACGATCGATACCAGTGAAGCCAGCATGTTTGAAGCTGAAGAGGCGATATTCCAGACATCCACCTTAAAAGTACGGAAGCTTGTTAGTACCGCCAACTCTCTCGTGAATAGGCTGTACGACGCGCCAAATGGATACAGACCTTCAATAGAAGAAACTCTGGCAGATGCGTTAGTTTTAAACGATTATATTTATGTACCGGGAGGAAGATGGGTTCCTGCACATTGTCTTCCCAGATGGAAG GTAGCAATCATAATTCCGTTCCGAGATCGTCACTATCATCTTCCCATCTTACTTAAACATCTCGTCCCGTTTCTTCAGAGACAATACCTTGAATTCGGCATATTCGTCGCGGAACAG GCCAACGGCTTGCAGTTCAACCGCGCCATGCTGATGAATGTCGGGTTTGTGGAAGCCCTTAATTATACCCACTGGGATTGCTTCATATTTCACGATGTGGACCACATACCTCTCAATTACGCCAATTATTACGGCTGTAGCCATATGCCAAGACACTTCCTCTCCGGTGCTGATAGATGGGGCTACAA ACTTTTATACGGTGGTTTCTTTGGGGCTGTAACTGGATTCACTCGTACCCAAATACAAAGGTTCAACGGCTTCCCCAACGTGTACTGGGGCTGGGGAGGCGAGGATGATGACATCTTGGGGCGTATACGGCAGTTAGGATTCTTCAAGACGAGGCCGTGGGGAGTGATGGGGTGGTATAACGTTATTAGTCAACATCACGAAAGCGCCAAGAAAAATACAGCACG GGTGTGTCTATTGAAACACTACTTTGAAAGAGTATACTCTGACGGTCTGAGTAATCTGGAATACTCCAAACCCAACGTGACTCTTTTCCCGCTCTATATAAATATTGCAGTAGATATTCAGCACTTGGACTGGAATAGAAGTTGGACTGAATGTCCGGAGAACCCTCAAAGGATCCAAGCAGCGGTTGCCGATGCGCCGGCTGCGGCCGCAGATAAGTCCGCAGACGCACCCAAACGAGAGCGAAGAGGAATAAGGGCAGATAACAAGAAATCTTGA
- the LOC140163741 gene encoding beta-1,4-galactosyltransferase 6-like, translated as MSFIMRIPSMIYGTLLRTCRTFGLQTIKRTLVLCMWGLILIATFSTLALWTSLQTVYGADKESRKYQAGLMEGFRKLQHSVDDLLNADPQRLHLVGRGSGSLPTVVCPEIDIPGDESNMTIDTSKTSMYEAEEAIFQTSILKVRKFVSAANALVNRLYDAPNGIYKPTIEEILADALVLDDYIYVPGGRWVPAHCLPRWKVAIIIPFRDRHYHLPILLKHLVLFLQRQYLEFGIFVAEQANGLKFNRAMLMNVGFVEALNYTHWDCFIFHDVDHIPLNYANYYGCSHMPRHFLSGADRWGYKLLYNGFFGAITGFTRTQIQRFNGFPNVYWGWGGEDDDILGRIRQLGFFKTRPWGVMGWYNVIDHKSAKKNTGRVCLLKYYLERVYSDGLSNLEYSKPNVTLFPLYINISVDIQHLDWNKNWTECPEKLVNPQPIQAAVSATPAAAADKSADAPATAADKSAVARGQNRRGRKNKKS; from the exons ATGAGTTTTATTATGAGAATTCCGTCCATGATATATGGTACATTATTGAGGACGTGCAGGACATTTGGTCTTCAAACCATCAAGAGAACGTTGGTTTTATGTATGTGGGGTTTGATCCTTATTGCTACATTTTCAACATTAGCTTTGTGGACTTCATTACAAACTGTGTATG gtgCTGATAAAGAGTCAAGAAAGTATCAAGCAGGTTTAATGGAGGGGTTTCGTAAGCTACAACACAGCGTTGATGACCTCCTGAATGCAGATCCACAAAGATTACATCTTGTAGGGAGAG GTTCGGGGAGTTTACCAACTGTAGTTTGTCCAGAAATAGACATACCTGGTGACG AAAGCAACATGACAATCGACACTAGTAAAACCAGCATGTATGAAGCTGAAGAGGCGATATTCCAAACCTCCATCTTGAAAGTACGGAAGTTTGTTAGTGCCGCCAACGCTCTCGTAAATAGGCTATACGACGCACCAAATGGGATATACAAGCCTACAATAGAAGAAATATTAGCAGATGCGTTAGTTTTAGACGATTATATTTATGTCCCGGGAGGAAGATGGGTTCCTGCACATTGTCTTCCCAGATGGAAG GTAGCAATCATAATTCCGTTCCGAGATCGTCACTACCATCTTCCCATCTTACTTAAACATCTCGTTCTGTTTCTACAAAGACAATACCTTGAATTCGGCATATTCGTCGCGGAACAG GCCAACGGCTTGAAGTTCAACCGCGCCATGCTGATGAATGTCGGGTTTGTGGAAGCCCTTAATTATACCCACTGGGATTGCTTTATATTTCACGATGTGGACCACATACCTCTCAATTACGCCAATTATTACGGCTGTAGTCATATGCCAAGACACTTCCTCTCCGGTGCTGATAGATGGGGCTACAA ACTTTTATACAATGGATTCTTTGGTGCTATAACTGGATTTACTCGTACCCAAATACAGAGGTTCAACGGCTTCCCCAACGTGTACTGGGGCTGGGGAGGCGAGGATGATGACATCTTGGGCCGTATACGGCAGTTAGGGTTCTTCAAGACGAGGCCGTGGGGAGTGATGGGGTGGTACAACGTCATAGATCACAAAAGCGCCAAGAAAAATACAGGacg AGTGTGTTTACTGAAATACTACTTAGAAAGAGTATACTCTGACGGTCTGAGTAATCTGGAATACTCCAAACCCAACGTGACTCTTTTCCCGCTCTATATAaatatttcagtagatattcagCACTTGGACTGGAATAAAAATTGGACTGAATGTCCGGAGAAGTTGGTGAACCCTCAGCCAATCCAAGCCGCAGTTTCTGCGACTCCTGCTGCAGCCGCGGATAAGTCCGCAGACGCTCCAGCTACAGCCGCGGATAAATCCGCAGTCGCACGTGGACAAAATCGAAGAGGAAGGAAAAACAAGAAATCGTGA